A region of the Artemia franciscana chromosome 19, ASM3288406v1, whole genome shotgun sequence genome:
AAGTTGAAGAGTCAAAGAAAATATCAAGGAGCGTTGTCATAATGATGAtggttacagaaaaaaaaaacacaaaaaaatattcaccagCAGCATAATGAGTAAATACTAGAGTCGTGAAAGCTAAAAAAGCAAAGTTAAGACATCTGCTAGGCTGTATCAAAGAACCTTTGGTGAGAGAGTTTAAAAGTACATCGACAAGTCAAAAAGATACCAACAATGCAAGCTGATCTTGAGACTTTACGAATGTATTATCGGTATTATAAAGCATATTCAAAATTACAGATTAGAATTCTCTTTGGAAtttacaaaaaagctaaaatagttaattttgttattatttttctaagaattATTTCCCGATGTGCATGAAGTAGTCCAAGCTGTGGAAAATATTTACAGATTAAGAATTTTGGCTGGCAAATCTACTCTGTTTAACTTTCCCTGTACTATAAGTTGTCAGAAAAGGCAAGTTTGCAGGAATTTTTGGTAGgctaaaaaagaagcaaaaccaTCAAGTTCTAGATGGCGCTTTGTTTTCGACACTAgcacaatttcaaaattttacatacTCTACTCTTACTCTACATACTCACTTTTGAATACAATTTTACATACCTACTCTTCAATATTACATACGAAATAACTCTACACTGTTTACCTTCCCCCATATTATAAGGTGTTCGAAAAGAAGACTGCTGGAGTTTAGGGTAGGCTAAAAAAGGAGCAAAACCATAAAATTCAGACGGGGTTATTCATCTTCGTTTCTGACactagcaaaatttaaaaattttaaaacttatccATAATCTCTGGTTTCTCCGAAAGTATTATACCTTCCAGGCTTagatacaaaagttttttaactaatgactttatttttatggcttGTCTACATTAAAATTACTTAAATGCTACAtcgtcttttttgtttttaagttcaTCGCTTTATCAAGTATTGTGTGATAATCATATATTGTTTCTATccataattttttccttttcacaGAATAAGGAATgctttacttatatttttatcctttGATTTTTACTGAGAACAACATAAATTAGTAGAAATAGAACGAAGATCTAAGGGAAATGTCAAATAAATATCAAGGGCTGAGTTTCCTTGAATGTAAAAATAATACTCAAAATATTTGACTAGGAAAAAATGATAAGGAATTGTACGATTGTTCCTAGTTCAGCCTtaattctttttgaaatttctaaattacaattctttccaatttttttccttgtccatgcaattttttttaatttgacataCCGCAACGttaacatttttaataaaataatttaacataTATGGTTTAAGGTATGTAATTATAATCTTTATTGAACTGTCAGAGCCATATTTTGCGTCTTGaagtaattattttcattttaaattaaactccTGGAAAAAGCAATAAGGAAAAGAAGCTGTGAAAAAGCGAAAAAGTGGTATGGAAAAGAGGGAtgcaaattcaaaaaaaggaagTGATTTCTAAGtttatcttagaaatgggtttCTAAGTTTACCTTAGAAAGGACGTGATTTGTAAGCTGACTAAACATATTGGATGTTTAGTTTTCGGACACTTTGACTAAATATATTGGATTTATAACCCCAAGAGATTGTAAATACGAATACGGATCAAAAGTTATTAAAGGCATTTGGAGCTTTGGAAACTCTTATAAAAATAACTAGAACTGAttctccattaagccaaaaacgTAAAACAGCCATGAAAACGATAAGTCAGAGTTGGTGCATATTAAGCTGGAGGACGTAGCTAAGGATGGTAATGCCTGATGGCTGTCAAAATTTAAGCTACGAATATCAAAATTGTATGGTATCCCCTCCCTTTTAATCCCTAAATACTTGATTACTTTATATCTATGTTAAATTTTTAGCTTGAAAATTAGGTGTAATCATAGGCTAGCATAAACAACCTCCCACCAACcgaatttaaaatttacttcatTTCAAGAAACAATGAAAGATTGCAAAatgtaaactaaaaaaataaaaagtattactatttcatcttaaattttaattggaacGAAAACATACCTTGAAGTGTACCCTATTAACTTTACGAGGTACATGATCTTTGCCAAGTTGAGCAAGGGACTGTCCAAGCTCAATGGAATTCTGAAGACTTCCAACCAGAGTATCAAGTTGATCCATAACATTCCTGGCGTGAGTGTTTAGTTCAGGAGatccttattattatttttttttttttttttttttttaatgtcaatggcgaaaattttaacattttagtATTTACTGCAAGTTCTTGTAATGAGGGCCAAGGAAATGAGCATTCTATTCTTTTTCATTCACTTGCTAAATGTGTtggaatgaaaatgaaaaaggacaCTATCAGAAATTGGCTATTTTCCATATGACCTAGAAcaaaagcagaaaaagaaaaaacaagcaagGAGCTCAGGGCTTCCACTCTCGAATCTCAAAATTCGGggacaagtttaaaaaattcggGGAGTTTTCGGGGACAAGTCTTCAAGATTCGGGGAATTTTCGGGGGcaagttcaaaatggaattttgttacaaaatttggGAGCCAAAATTGGTTATAGCTTCGTTTTCAGGCTCAAGTAGGGCTGGATCCGCGTactaaatcaagtttttaacagAGTAGGTTCTAGAGCTAAAGGATTGGAACCCATAGCTAAAAACGATTTTTGCTGGTATTGCAGTCAAAACCTCagaactatttgaaataaattaaaaaataataggctGAATGACACTCTAGAACTTTGTTGCTTTAGGTTCTATATTATCTTTGCTGCTTTATTCCCATAGCCCGAAAACAAGATTTTcatgtcatttattttcagaaagacgaCGAAAATAAAGTAGCCTATAGAAAGGCAATAATCTCATACAAAGCAATAACATGTGCAATGATTTCTTGAAATTAACGAATATTCTTCGGCAAGCAAACATGAacttacaccagaaatttaattttaaaaaatcacctGAAAGCACGGaacagaattaaaactgaatacgAATAGAAACGATTACATAGTAAGAAGACTGTCCCCTTCTAAACGCCCAACTatttatgctgaagttttttagtacttaagcttctcatttttcaattgttttggaAGTTGTTCTTACAGAATCGGGACTAAATctgaacttaagcgtaaagaaaaAGGGGGCtatccccttcatatatatattattttttgttcattttaatgttgctccttgggCATACTTTCAGAcggaaaaaatcttttattttatttcaaacagctttttaaaaatgccaggaaatccagctccatctccacagaaaaattattcctCTCCCCGGAAAAATGGTCTAGagctctagacaattcaataccGTTAAAAATTTATCCCGGACAAATACCATAAAGGTCTCCACGCGTAAGATTCGGTTTACAaagataaacttaaaataaataaaaataattttgtttaggaaTCCTGgccaatatattttttctctgattggttgaaaatatatacaggttttattttcttgactGGTGTTTCAAAAGCCTTTTCGGTCCGGCAGTTCTACCTAGCTTCAAACACTTAGGCCTGCTTAAATCCTAGAGTGGaaatcagctttttcaatttcttctgcaCCAAAAAGGCAGTATTTTGGGATGGGAAagccaaaagaatttttgaatgATCTAACATGTATTTGCAACAAACCTTGTTTGTACTATACTGtgcacgaaaaaaaaaagccttcaagtttcaattatattcaattatacaaaaaaaatatgtcattgaaAATTGCCACGAAGGAGCTCAATATCAGCTAAACTAAGCACACTACCTACGACCTAGGGAGCCACAGAACCAGAAATAAGCGTAGCTACTTCTTCAGCAGTTGCAGAAGCCTTAACATTTGACAGAAGCTTCGTCATTTCACGGTCAAGGACAAGAGAAGAGGAACTGTGATTGAGTCTTTTCTTTCCCATTTTAGTCTTAGCCCCACTACACACAACCGATATTGTCGCCACACAGTTTCATTTATCTGTTTTCAAATCTTTGAGGGTATTGAACAAGCGTTCTGCTGTAACGTTAGAAAATGGCAGTGCACACacgtaattattattattattaatttattacccctcaaaaacagaaaagacggagtatataaaagaaaaagaaagaaaagcacaaaaatttaaatacacttccactacaaatattataaaataacactagTCCAGGGATGGTTGGCTTTCAAAACATTGGTACTGAATttggagattcttctctctatgTCCATGGAAGGGTTTTCTGGGATTTCCTGGAGATGTCGCCATTGCTGTGCCACAAAGGGAGACGCAGGAGAAACTTAGCATATTTGTAAAATGCGATGCAATTGGCTTTCTTTTCGGTAgctgtgaatattttccagaaggggACCAGAGCAAGCAGGTGGGGGGTAGTAAAAGCATTGTACAGCCAGGCAAGGACAGGACGGTTGAAACGATAGTTATTGGCAACAAATAATCCGTAAGACGCTCGTAGTCGGGAACAGAGGTGGTGTGTCAGTGCTGAGCGTGTGTCcttcaatgtagaagaaataggaaggccaagatacGTAAGGGACTCACAAGGCTTAATCAGAGTGTCGCCAATTTTAACGGAGAGGTTAATTGAAAGCtcattttttgaaccattgaagaaaagaagttctgttttagattcgTTGAAGAAAAGTCCGATCTGATTGTATGCCGCTGCAAGTGAgttgtaattttgttgaaaaaaagatatcgaacgagaaacatgaagactgtcatcagcaaagttcAGCAGCGAAAGATTAATCCCACGAAAAAAGCACGACGGCTTTATTACTTGCCGTGCTTCGATAATAGCGTTATTAAACAGTGATGGAGAAGTTTTGCCATCTTGACGTACGCCTTTCTTGAGACTCAGCATTTCTTTAGAAGGGAAAGTGCTGGACGGAGAGGGGATCAGGATGACAGCCGAGAGCTTGTTGTACATACTGTAAACAGGGGAAAGGATGCAAGAGGAAACACCTTGCAGAAGGACTTTGAGCAGGATATGGCCATGGATGCAAGAATCGAAGGCTCTACTAACATCAAGCGCTCCGAAGACGAGAAGATCACCATTTTTATCTGCATCAATAAGAAGATTTGCAAGAACGCTGTGAACGTGTTCCCGTCCTGAGTGGTTTTTGAACCCGAACTGGTCGTCCGGAATAGTGCATCGAActgcaatttcatcaaaaataagggaTTTAAATAGCTTACAAAAAGTAGTTGAAACGGTGATCAGACGATATGAAGCGCACTGTTCAGCtggtttaccttttttgagaatAGGATGGACCAATCCAACACCAAAGCTGTCTGGAACGATGCCAGTAacgaaaatcatttgaaatagcAGAGAAAGGTGCTCTAGGAGAAGATTGCTGGCAAAGCTTAAATGAGTACCAGATATACCATCGATGcccttagatttcttttttttaacttatcaatTTTGGAACGCATCAAGGACGGAGTGACCAGGACACCAATATCCTTAACTGCAAACTGAATCTCCTTATCGAGGGCCTGGCAAAAGGTGTTATCTAGGTAGGAATTAGGGTCTGAAAATTGGTCTCTGAAGTAGTCACACCAGTCTTTTTCTGGCATGCAGGGCGGGCCATTGGAAGATTTGTTCTTAGCTCGAAGATGCCATAAAGCAGGAGGCAAATTATCGACAATCTCGCTGTACGGGCAATTTCATTAGCCTTATGCTATGCGATGGGTTTGGAAAATTTACGTTTCGTGCAAATACGAACAGTGTTGACTACTCCGGAGTGCGGCTTCCCACAATCTGCCCATAATTGTAGCcagaatttttctgaattacatGCGGCCAGGAGATTAGGATTATTCCGCCAGTTACGCACTTCCGTGCCGTGGCGAATTTTGCGGACCGGAACTGCAGTTTTCTCAGCTGTATGTATAGCATGCGTTATCTCAGAACAGTAGATGTTTAGTATGATGTTTTTTTCTGAGTCTACTGTCATGTTCGGACAACAGAGAAGTGTGAAAGGAATTTGGATCTTCGACAGTATGTAGTCACATGAACTCTGGTAGGAATCGATGTTAGCAGCTTCCCAGTTAAAGCTGAACAACCATTTAGGTGGGAAATTTGTGGGTGAAGTTTGCGGCAAgggctttatttgaaaagaattacagATCGGCATGTGGTCGGATATGGAGTAATCAAGAAGAACCGTAGTAGTACAGGTAGGTTTAATCATAGAAGAACAATAGAAATAGTCCAACTGAGACGCGGAGCCAGATTGATGCAGaagcgccatttggaccaaatcttggggtaggcatgaactccatcttgccccccccctccgactCACTTCctgtcgcgtaatcatctaggaaatgggcatttgacagaactcgagaattttattatgtatcttacctactttcaaagtttacaatgattaatagcaaatagcataattaccccaagggtcgttaagtaattacgctctttggttaataggcgtgcagtaatctCAAATCAATttgacagaatggattatgttggacataatggattattatggccgacAAAGGTCCCTTTGtagtggaagcttgggccccctggtaaatctggggtgggcatttgcccttAGCAACTAGGTTACGAAGTAGCTCTTTCCGTATCATCAGGGCCAAACCACCCGAAGGCCTACCGCGAGTGGACTTAGCATGGTGGAAAAACAGATTATGAGAAGACGTGAACTCCAACAGTTGAAGACTATCGCTTCACAAGAAATGTTCTTGAAGACCCACCACGTCAAACCGCAAGCAAAGTTCAGACAGTAGGTGATGTTGCGGTAGAACTTTCCCATTGATGTTACACGAtacaatttttaaggtttcttcagGCATTGGAATTCTTTACAAGAGACTGAGAGACAGGACATTTAAAAGTGTAACATGGGTGGTCGGAGGAATTGCAAAGAGCACACTTAAGTGCCTTGGTACAAGGATTATCTTTGGTTGTGGAGTGGCCAGGCTCACCAAACCTGGAACATTTCCGGGTACCTGAGCACACAGACGCAAAATGACCATATGACTGGCAAGAAGAGCATTGGTGTGGCAAGCGTTGAAATATACTAATGGGGAGTCTTTCGTACCCTATGATGGGCGGAAAGCGAATAGAAGACTCGAGGTCCTCTTTAGACTCAAAAAGAAGCTTAAACGAACGGGTATTTCGGATTTGAGTTGCTTTCAAACAGTTGACAATCAGATCACATAGGCTATTTTTATTCAGATCTTCAGGAACATAACGGATAATACCGAAAAAGGAGGAGCATTGGAGTTTAGGCTCGACATCAGGGTTATTCCCGATTATGCGTGACATAATAGATTCGGCACCACTTTTATTCTTTGTGACTATTTTCCAGGCGTCTCTACTGGGACGAAGCTCGATTATATTCCCACTAACTTCTCCACAAACATGCTCCAGATAAGCTTTACGGGAGTCAGGCTTTTTAAGGTCTAAGGGGGGCTTCATGAGGATAACTGCATAGGAAGGCTTGGCCGGTGGAGACTAATTGATTCATAGATGTAGCGAGTTTCTCAGCTGCAAGGGCTTTTTTCTCACGTTCAATAAAGTCCTTCAAATTATTGGAGATTTCTGTCACTTTTTGAGCAACAATAGCACTCAATTCACCAGGCGTAGTTGGGACCTCCTTAAGATCAAAAATTACGAACTTCGGCAATTTGATCCGGTTAGTCTCACATAACTAGATCAGTTTCAGCATATCTAACACATTATCGGCAATCTTTTGGCGAGCAACGTTGTGACTCGAAGTATTCGAATAGTGCCAAAGTGTATCCTTAGCTTTTATAATCGTTTCCTTGTCATAAAATCCTACTGCCTTTTTGCAAATTTCATCAGTCTTATTTGCTTGGAGCGCTCGCGATAAATAATTTAGCAAAGCATTATGCACAAGTCTTTCTTTCTCATTCGATATTATGCTAATTTAGAAGTCCAGACACATTCAGCCAGATATACAAGGCTGCCTAATAAGTATGATAAAATTACGGactaaaatatacatattgAGATAGCAAAGCACACTActccccaattttttttttgctgaaaagtACCTTTGGAAAACGACGGAACCGGTAGTTTTGAGATCTCCACTGACTTTTGTCCAGCTTTCCTGGATATTTGCAACATCCACACAGCTGATACCAGTGACTTCAAGGTCCATCTGACGTTTCAAGGGTCCAGCCTCGAGAACATTGACTATGTTGTCCCAACCCCTTCTCCATGCAGCAAGGTCAGCAGATTCCACACCTCTTTGCTTCAGTTCATCAATGAAGGCATAAGAAAACGCCTAAAAAAGTATTAGTATAATTTCCGCTTAATATTCTTAGCAGCTGAATGTGCGTTTCTCTCTGTTGTTTTTACATATGGAACTTGGAAAATATATGATCAGTATTACCACCTGTCAAAAAATGGCTATTACTtgatatattgtataaaaattattctaattattttaaattatttagaattcCCTAAAAATTTTTAGGACTgctattattgattttaaaggtaaagatcaccatctagtagtgtctagagTTATTCAAGGAAGGGTAATTACCTTCTAAGAGGCTATGTAGAAGGTAAACTCCAAGATGAGAGTTTGAGAGAAACTCTCAAGGAACATTTGAATACTAAATTgctgagtttaaaatttgacaatctaGAAGatggatgaaataattttacggaaataatttgtgaagttgttgatggtgtcttagggaagtaAGTTAGAAACGCAGCTAGGAATACTATTGAAAATGCTTTATGTGAGAAGAAGGGCGTTGTTCAAGGATTGTGTGGGTGACAGAACATATGAAAATATGAACCGAGGAGCTGTGAAGTGGAGACCATCGATAAAATTGCCAAGAATCTAGAAGATGCAGGTAGACGccataattgaaaaatattctactaatatgttaataaattgagagggagtagtctggacttgttccagttaaagataggcCACAGGCCACAATTAAGAGGAACTTCCCAAAATCATTTAAGAGTAActtcttagaaaaaattgaaaatgaaaatgaagagcttaaatttgacaatgtagaagataaATGGAATAATTcttaggaaaatagtttgtgaagcAGCAGAGAGAGTCTTCTGGAGGAAAGTTAGtaacgcagctaggaatattaggtAAAACACTTTATGCTGGGTAGGAAAGAGGAGGAGTTTATAAAAGTAGTATTTGAGCTGTAAGTCTTTGAGGTAATTTTTGAGAATAAGAGGAATATACAGAATACAGAAGATATTAAAATGTGAATTGGAGAGTTGTGAAGTAGAGGCCATGGGTAAAATTGCTAAGGATCTGGAAGGTGCAGCCAAACGGtataatattgaaatattgtATTCATTGACATTGAGGCACTGAGAGGGAGTAAATCCCCGAGATTTGCCccatttaaagaaaacaagagctaagagctcatatggcacttgtgacaaggcgagaagagctaagagccaagagatcatgtggtatgagctctaacaaaattctatgaatcaatagtttgatttaaaaaggaaaataagaggcttaatgccggtcaggatttaaaataagagctctgagtcacgatgtccttctaaatatcaaaattcattaagatccgatcacccactcgtaagttataaatacctaattttttctaatttttcctctccctttagccccccagatggtcgaatctgggaaaacgactttatcaagtcaaattgtgcagctccctgacacgcccaccaattttcatcgtcctagcacgtccagaagcaccaaactcgccaaatcactgaacccctccccccaactcccccaaagagagcgaatccagtacgattctgtcaatcacgtatcaaggacatttgtttattctatccaccaagcttcatcccgattcctccactccaagtgtttttccaagattttcccctccaactccccccaatagctctgagacatgaattccttctaaaaatcaaatttcattaagatccgatcatctattcgcaAGATGAACTTGAagaaatgaacttgaacttgaacttgaacggACTAAAATATACGTATTGAGATAGCAAAGCACACTActccccaatttttttttttttttttttgctgaaaagtACCTTTGGAAAACGACGGAACCGGTAGTTTTGAGATCTCCACTGACTTTTGTCCAGCTTTCCTGGATATTTGCAACATCCACACAGCTGAGACCAGTGACTTCAAGGTCCATCTGACGTTTCAAGGGTCCATCCTCAAGAACATTGACTATGTTGTCCCAACCCCTTCTCCAAGCAGCAAGGTCAGCAGATTCCACACCTCTTTGCTTCAGTTCATCAATGAAGGCATAAGAAAACGCCTAAAAAAGTATTAGTATAATTTCCGCTTAATATTCTTAGCAGCTGAATGTGCGTTTCTCTCTGTTGTTTTTACATATGGAACTTGGAAAGTACTGGAAGAATGATCAGTATTACCACCTGTCAAAAAATggttgtgttattgtatctttgccgtcatgtttatctttgtattgtagtgtgttattattttatctttgtctaggcctagtttttcgagcttgtctccccatgggcctatgtcatttatatatacatgtatgtgcgattaataaataaatgaacttgaaatgaacttgaacttattcgcaagataaaaataccccaattttcccgttttccaaaaattccggttttcccctccaactccccccaatgtcacaggatctggtcggaatcccccaactcccccaaatagatcTGATCCGGTGATGttgatcatgtatctaggatttatgcttatttttcctaccaagtttcatcccgatctctccactctaagcgttttccaagatttccagtttccccctcaaactcctcccaatgtcatcgaatccggccaggatttaaaataagagctctgagacacgagatccttttaaatatacaCGAGAATACGTGTAAAAATACACGagatcatatttcattaagatccaataacctgttcgtaagttaaaatgacctaattttttctaatttttccaaattaaccgtccttttactcccccccctcccccagacggtcgaatcggtgaagtgactatttctaatttaatctggtgcggtccctgacacagctgccaactttcatcgtcctagctcatCTGGAAATGCCTGAACTAGAAACTAAACTGACTCACAACAAAACTGACCTTTTTGAGGAGTTTCTGGTTCTTTTTAAAATCACTGCAAATTTATATTCATAACAACATTTTCCtattaaaatcaatgaaaatagtatttatcattcttaaataaactactaatagccatttttttctcaCCAGCATGTTCTTATAGAAACATGTTCTGAAACATTTGGTTAATATAGGCTCTTTTGAGCCCTTTCAACTCCTTAAaggctcaaaatttaattttacccagTAGGATTCattgaataataatttattcactttcatcctatCTAAATTATTTTGCAAACTTCCAATTTACCGAAAGTTGCACTAATTAGAGGAGCAAAAAATACTGATGGGGGAGTCAAATTTTAAC
Encoded here:
- the LOC136039071 gene encoding uncharacterized protein LOC136039071; the encoded protein is MIFVTGIVPDSFGVGLVHPILKKGKPAEQCASYRLITVSTTFCKLFKSLIFDEIAVRCTIPDDQFGFKNHSGREHVHSVLANLLIDADKNGDLLVFGALDVSRAFDSCIHGHILLKVLLQGVSSCILSPVYSMYNKLSAVILIPSPSSTFPSKEMLSLKKGVRQDGKTSPSLFNNAIIEARQVIKPSCFFRGINLSLLNFADDSLHVSRSISFFQQNYNSLAAAYNQIGLFFNESKTELLFFNGSKNELSINLSVKIGDTLIKPCESLTYLGLPISSTLKDTRSALTHHLCSRLRASYGLFVANNYRFNRPVLAWLYNAFTTPHLLALVPFWKIFTATEKKANCIAFYKYAKFLLRLPLWHSNGDISRKSQKTLPWT